The Fibrobacter sp. UWB2 genomic interval GGCTCTGTCAAGCCTTTCCGTATTGCTGCGTTAAAAATCTTTATTGGCTGTAAATTGGCTGCGGTTTCTTGGCGGGCTCTGTCAAGCTTGGCTGTATGTTTGCGAACCTGCTGTGGTTATGCTGCGGCGGTCAAAATGGCCAAAATAGCCTAAAAACAGCATTTCCGAGGTGAATTTGCAGGTTTCGATGGGCTGACGGATTGGGAAAGTTTTGCTAACCCAGGGTTGGCGTATAAAATGACTTGACAGAGCCCGAATCATCGGCTCTTTTTGTTTCGTATTTGAAAGAACAAACTCACCAAATAAAAAAAACGATATTCGGGTGGGTTATTTTGTTATACCCTAAATTACCCTCTGAGTAAGCACGACCTTAAAGACTTAAAGGAACGGTGCAACGAGCAGAGCTGGGAACAGGGCTTGCATGTGCCGGAGAAAGGAAAGACATTTGCTGGAGAAGTCCGGGAAGAAACGGTGGCATGGAGCAAAGACACCTACCAGCTTTTGAAACAGGCAGAGCAGGGAAAGGTCAAAAGCTATGTGCAGGATATTGCCCTTGCGGTGCTGGATTGTAAGGAAACAGCGACCAGCCGGGAAACCTTTATCCGGCTGATGAATGAAAGAGGGTACGGGGTGGACTGGCAGGACAGCCACAAGTACATCACATATACCGACTTAGCCAGGGAACAGGCAGGAGAAAAGGCTTGTAAAATCAGGGATAACAAGCTGGAAAAATACTACAATATGGATTTTGGAAAGGAGAGTATGGAGCATGAGTTTGAGAGAAATGCACGAACAGCAGAAGCAGAGCAGTCCAAGAGAGCAGCTTCAAGAGTTAAACCGACAGAGCCGGACAGAGCTGGAAAACAGTCTGCTCAAAGAAGCGTTGGCGATGTCGAGCGAGAACTGCGAGGAATTGATGAAGCAGTCAAATCAAGAACAAGTGAGGGCAGAGCAGAACAGGCAGAGAGACGCAGAGCAGAACAGGAAGCTCATCAGCGAGCTGAAGCAGAGCGTAGAGCTGCTGAAGAACAGCAACGAATTGCTTCAAGACGCTATATCGGGCGAGATTGGGAGCCTGAAAGATGAGGTTAAGGAAAACACCGTCCAAGAGGTTAGAAAGGCGTTACAGGCGAATATAGAGGCTATACAGAGGGCTACAAAGCTTCTTGAGAAGCAGTCTGATACACTTACGAGCGTGATGAAGCAGAAGATCCGGGAGCTTGAGGAAAGTAAGAACAGTTTTTTTAGATATGAGGGCTTGAAGTTGTACCTGTTTTGGGGCGGTATGGTCTGCAATATTTTAGTGTTTCTTATGCTGTTGTATGGTATGATTAGTAAGTAAAAAGAAATCGATAAATTAGAATTTGACGGGGAGGTCTCATGAGGACAGAATATAAACACAATCCGCCCATTCCATATAGTCTGCATGATATGCGGGTCAAAAAGATTATAATTCAAGATAAAACAATAGTCCTTGAATTCGAGGACGGATATGAAAAACTTACAGAACCTTTTGAACAGGTCGAGGGAAACATCACAATCGAAGGTGTGGATTTTGATTGTACCTGCGTTATGTTGCAGAGCAAATGGGGAAACTATGGAAAATTCAACGGTGAGAAATTAGAACTGGAACGCTTTATAAAGAGATACAAAAACTATAGCTTTGAAATTGTAGGAAATCAAGAAGAGGACAAAAGTCGTAGGCGTCTTCCCGAATCCAGAATCGTGCGAGAGGCTCATCGGCTCGCTACTGATGGAACAACACGAGGAATGGATGGAAGAAAAAGCTTACTTAACCGAGAAGGAAATGGAAAAATCTGCTTTTTGTGCATGAATTTACAGAAAAAGACTTGCCTAATCTAAGGAATATAATTAGATTTAGTATTATACAAGGAGTTAATAAATATGCGGCAAGGTATTCTTAAATAAACTGTCAATTTGATAGTGGGAACAAAAAGTAGCAGTCCCGTTTCACTTTTAATATGGGGCTTAGTTTTTTGTACCCAGTTTAAGAATACTTTTATCATGTAATTTTATATGCCCGAAAACATATAAGTGTTTTGGGGCTATTGGAGTTATTTACCCAGTGATAGGAGTATTTATCACTGGGTATTTTTATGCCCTTTTTTGGGTGTTGATAGGAGGAAAATCACATGAAAATAATTAACTTAGGCATTCTGGCTCACGTTGACGCAGGAAAGACAACATTAACGGAAAGTTTATTGTATACCAGTGGTGCAATTGCAGAACTAGGGAGCGTAGATGAAGGCACAACAAGGACAGATACAATGAATTTGGAGCGTCAAAGGGGAATCACTATCCAGACAGCAGTGACATCTTTTCAGTGGGAGGATGTAAAAGTCAACATTATAGATACGCCAGGCCATATGGATTTTTTGGCGGAAGTATACCGTTCTTTATCCGTATTAGACGGAGCAGTATTATTAGTTTCTGCAAAGGATGGCATACAGGCACAGACCCGTATACTGTTTCATGCACTACAGATAATGAAGATTCCGACAATTTTTTTCATCAATAAAATTGACCAAGAGGGGATTGATTTGCCAATGGTATATCGGGAAATGAAAGCAAAGCTTTCTTCGGAAATTATAGTGAAGCAAAAGGTTGGGCAGCATCCCCATATAAATGTAACGGACAATGACGATATGGAACAGTGGGATGCGGTAATTATGGGAAACGATGAACTATTAGAGAAATATATGTCAGGGAAACCGTTTAAAATGTCAGAACTGGAACAGGAAGAAAACAGGAGATTCCAAAACGGAACGTTATTTCCCGTTTATCACGGAAGCGCTAAAAACAATCTGGGGATTCGGCAGCTTATAGAAGTAATTGCCAGTAAATTTTATTCATCAACGCCTGAAGGTCAATCTGAACTATGCGGGCAGGTTTTTAAGATTGAATATTCAGAGAAAAGGCGGCGTTTTGTTTATGTGCGTATATATAGCGGAACATTGCATTTGAGGGATGTTATTAGAATATCTGAAAAAGAGAAAATAAAAATCACAGAGATGTATGTTCCGACAAACGGTGAATTATATTCATCCGATACAGCCTGCTCTGGTGATATTGTAATTTTACCAAATGATGTTTTGCAGCTAAACAGTATTTTGGGGAACGAAATACTGTTGCCGCAGAGAAAATTTATTGAAAATCCTCTCCCTATGCTCCAAACAACGATTGCAGTAAAGAAATCTGAACAGCGGGAAATATTGCTTGGGGCACTTACAGAAATTTCAGATTGCGACCCTCTTTTAAAATATTATGTGGATACTACAACGCATGAGATTATACTTTCTTTTTTGGGGAATCTGCAGATGGAAGTCATTTGTGCCATCCTTGAGGAAAAATATCATGTGGAGGCAGAAATAAAAGAGCCTACTGTTATATATATGGAAAGACCGCTTAGAAAAGCAGAATATACCATCCACATAGAAGTCCCGCCAAATCCTTTCTGGGCTTCTGTCGGGTTGTCCATAGAGCCGCTCCCTATTGGAAGCGGAGTGCAGTATGAAAGCAGAGTTTCACTTGGATATTTAAATCAATCGTTCCAAAATGCGGTTATGGAGGGGGTTCTTTATGGCTGCGAGCAGGGGCTGTATGGATGGAAAGTGACAGACTGTAAAATCTGTTTTGAATATGGATTGTATTATAGTCCTGTAAGTACCCCCGCAGACTTTCGGCTGCTTTCCCCTATCGTATTGGAGCAGGCTTTAAAAAAAGCAGGGACAGAACTATTAGAGCCATATCTCCACTTTGAAATTTATGCACCGCAGGAATATCTCTCACGGGCGTATCATGATGCTCCAAGGTATTGTGCAGATATTGTAAGTACTCAGATAAAGAATGACGAGGTCATTCTGAAAGGAGAAATCCCTGCTAGATGTATTCAAGAATACAGGAACGATTTAACTTATTTCACAAATGGGCAGGGAGTCTGCTTGACAGAGTTAAAAGGATACCAGCCAGCTATTGGTAAATTTATTTGCCAACCCCGCCGCCCGAATAGCCGTATAGATAAGGTTCGGCATATGTTCCACAAGTTAGCTTAACAGCTTGCAAAAGTCATATAAAATGAGATTTGAAAGGATTAGAGACTAATTATGATGAAATGCGAATGGATATTGTGTCCTGTTTGTGGGAGCAAAACCCGTAATAAAATTAGGAAGGACACTGTTTTGGAGAATTATCCCCTTTATTGTCCAAAATGCAGACAAGAAAGATTGATTAAAGTTGACAACTTGAAGATAACTGTCATCAAAGAGCCAGACGCTTAAGACGCAGAGCCGATGAAATTGTGGAACAATTCACGAATCATGGCTCTGTCAAGCCTTTCCGTATTGCTGCGTTAAAAATCTTTATTGGCTGTAAATTGGCTGCGGTTTCTTGGCGGGCTCTGTCAAGCTTGGCTGTATGTTTGCGAACCTGCTGTGGTTATGCTGCGGCGGTCAAAATGGCCAAAATAGCCTAAAAACAGCATTTCCGAGGTGAATTTGCAGGTTTCGATGGGCTGACGGATTGGGAAAGTTTTGCTAACCCAGGGTTGGCGTATAAAATGACTTGACAGAGCCATTTTTAAGGCTCTGTCAAGTCTTTTATGTATAAAAAAACAGGTGCTCCGCTTGGAGCACCTGTTTGAAGTTGAAGGGGATTCCCGCTCGTCCCCGTCAAGCGAGGACAGGTTGGCGGGAATGACAACTCGCAGTTTTCAATTACTTGTAAAGCAGAGCGAACACCATGCCAGGACGGAAGTACTTACCAGCGGTGTACTTGAGTGCCGTGCTGTGGAGGAGCGTGAAGAGCTCGTTCACATCGACCTTGTTGCTCTTTGCAATGGCGCCGAAAGCCTTCGTGAAGGCGGCGAGATTGCGCGGGAGCTTCGGGCTGATGCGGGAGTCGGCGAGGAGAGCGCCCTTCTTCAGGAGTTCCTTGTGCATCTTGTCGGCGGCAGTTGCGCTGAGGCCGAACTTTGCAACGAGAGCTTCCGGGTGGAGGCGGCAAGAACCGTTGAATCCTTCCGGTGCAGCAAACGGAACGCGTGCTTCGTCATAGAGGTTTCCGATCATGGAATCGGCGAGCACGGAGGCTTCTTTTTCCAAACCGTGGAACATCATGGCGGTCATGATGCTGTACTGAATACCAATCCAAACGTCGTGAGCCTGGAAGTTGAATTCGTCGAGCGGAGAACCGTCCTTACGAACAAGGTTTGCAGCTCCGATGAGTGGGCTGTTGGCCTTATAGTTCGTATTGAAAATTCTGAGCAAGTTAGACTTGGCCTTCACGCTGTCGGTAATCGGTTCGAGGTCGAGCAAGCGGAGGTAAGTGTCTGCAAGCATCGTATCAGCGAACACGTCATCGCAGTCGTTAGCAATCTTTGCTTCCCAGCTCTTGGTGAAGGCTTCCTTGCACTGAGCCGTAATCCAAGCCTTCTTGAGGCCGCGGAGTTCGTTCTTGGAAAGGTCTTCGCCGTCCGGGATTTCGCCTGCGCAGAGCCATTCGTTGATGGCCTTCACGCCAGCGTTCGGATCTTCCGGGAGTTCGAGCGATACCTTCACGGCTTCGCGGAGTTCGGCGTACTTTTCGACGTTCAAGTCCTTCATTTCCATCGGAGTGATGAAGAAGCGGAAGTAGCCTTCGTTTTCGTCCCAGAGCGATTCGGTGAATTCCTTGTTGGCGGCTTCGGACTTGGCGTTCCACTTGGCGGCCTGGTCGTTATCACCGAGGAGTTCAGCAATCTTGGCTGCAGCGCGGAGGCCTGCAATCCAGAGGGAACCGCAGTAAACGGAGATGCCGTAGCTGCAGAGGTTGTCGAACGTATCGTCCGTACCGTGCGTGAGCGGGAAGTTTTCGCCCGGGTTCACCATCTTTTCGAGGTATTCCATAGCGGCGTAAACGGCTTCCTTGCAATCGGCGAGGCACTGCATGTCCTTCGTCTTGTGGTAGTGACGGTAGACCATGAGCACGTATTTCGGAGCGAGGTCCTTCCATTCCTTAACATTGTGCCAGTCGTAGGCATCCGGTTCGGCGTCGAAGGGGCTACCGAGGTCGTGAATCACAGCGCCACGCACAGCACGCGGGCCTTCGAGCTTCGGATCCGGGAGGTCGGCGTAAGGGAGGTTCACAAATTCGTGGTGACGGCGACGGTTGTTGTTCACGGCGAGGATGGCATCGCCAAAGCGCTTCATCACAACGCCATCAAGGCGCGGCATGAGGGCGAGCAAGCTAAAGCTGCCGTAGAAGTAAACGTCGAGAGAGTTGAAGAACGGATAGTCAGCGCATTCGCGAACGAGGAAGCGGTCTTCCTTGTCCCACACGGTGGCTTCGGCGAGGAAGCTGAGCGTGTTGATGGCGAGGCTCTTGAATTCAGCCTGCTTGGCGGCGGTCTTGTAGAGCTTTGCAACCGGCTTCTTCGGAACAAGGTTTTCAAATGCCTTGAGGCGATCGTCAAAAGTCTTGTCGGCAGCGAGAGCTTCCGTAAGGAGGGCGACCACACGGCCGTATGCTTCCGGGTAGAATGCGGTGTACTTCTTGGCGGAAGTGAGCTTGTTCAGCTTGATTTCCGGGAAGTCGAGCACCATGTTGAACTGGAAGGAGACCTTCTGCTTCGGCTTGAGGACTGCGGTAACGGCGATGGCGCCGGCAATCGTTTCACGTCCGCTGTAGACGTTCTTGACCCAGGAGTTTGCAACGCGACCGCTCTGGAGTGCAGCCTTCAAGACGGACTTGGCGTCGTCCTGATAGAACATCGGCTTCACGGAAACGTTGAGGTTATCCTTCTTGTTCCAAGCCACGCTTACGCCCATGCAGCCGTTGAAGTCGCTTTCGGCGAGAGCCTTTTCGTTATAAAATTCGATACCGCGAACAGAGCGGCCATCTTCGAGTTCCTTGTCGAACTGCACACCCTTCGGGAAACGTGCTGCCGGAACGAGAACAAAGCTAGAGTCCTGAACGCCCTGGCGGTCCTTCTTGGCCATGTAGCCCGTGATGCTGTCTTGAATCTGGACAATCGTCACTTCGCGGGTTTCCTTGGTGTTGTTTTCGAGCGTAAAGACGGTAGCGTTCACCGGGAGGCTGGAGAGGCGTTCGTCGCCCGGAGTCACGTAGCTGGATTGCGTCTTGGTGATGGAAACACCCTTGCCTTCGTAAACGGTTTCGCTGACCGGATAGAGGGCGGTGTACTTCATCTTGGCGGCGTCATAGCCCGGCTGGCCGAGAAATTCGCTGTCGTTTGTCCAAGCGGCGGTGAGGGCGCCTTCGCGGGCAGCCTTTTCACCAACCATGCCGTCGAAGAAGTCGATGAGCACGGCGCGGTTGATGGCGGCGGTGTCCTTGCCTGCAGCAATCAAAGCCTGGGTGCGGTCGCTGAACTGGATGTGCCAGCGTTCAAAAGCGGCCTTGTTCGTTTCGAAGAAAGTCTTGTCGGCGAGAACCTTGTTGAGCTTGGCTTCGGCCTTCTTCTGGTCCTTCATGTCGGCGTCGCCGAAAACGCGTGCGCCGCTCTCGTCGAGGAGCGGGAAGTTGTTGTTGTAAATGCCGAATGCGGCGAAGTTGCCAATCACAAGCGCAGCCTTTGCGCTGAGGACAGCTTCCTTGAAGAAGAAGTTGTTGAAGCGGAGGTCAGACGGCTTTTCGGTGCGAACCTGGACGCCCGGCATCACGTTCATCACGGGAGTCGTGCCTGCAGGCGTTGCGGTAAACGTAGAACCGATACCGCCCACGGCAATACCCGTGGTGGAAGGAGTTGTAGAAAGCGGGGTGTACCACGGCTGAATGAATTCCACAGCGAGACCCGGGGTCATCAGCTTCTGGACAGAGCCGGACATTTTTGCACCGGCAAGATATTCTTTAATGCTCATAATGAGGTCCGATATTTAAAGGTTTATACGGGTGGAAAGATAGTATTTTAGAGCTTAGTCTTGTATTGCTTTCTCTTTTTGCAGTCTTTTTACATGAAATGTTTTTGATTTGAATTATCTTTAAGGTATGACTAAGTTGATTGCACATATGCTCCCCGGCGTTTTCCTTATCGTCGTGTTTTCCCTGTTGAAAGCCTACGTTATCCCTGCTCACGTGACCTTTGAATCGTGGTTTGTCTACGTCAATTTTTTAGTCTGGGTTGTCTGCATAACGGTCCCGTGCGTCATCTATTATCTCCGCACTCCGCCTGGAATCGATCATAAATAAATTAGACGAGAGAACGGACCTAC includes:
- a CDS encoding GH116 family glycosyl hydrolase — its product is MSIKEYLAGAKMSGSVQKLMTPGLAVEFIQPWYTPLSTTPSTTGIAVGGIGSTFTATPAGTTPVMNVMPGVQVRTEKPSDLRFNNFFFKEAVLSAKAALVIGNFAAFGIYNNNFPLLDESGARVFGDADMKDQKKAEAKLNKVLADKTFFETNKAAFERWHIQFSDRTQALIAAGKDTAAINRAVLIDFFDGMVGEKAAREGALTAAWTNDSEFLGQPGYDAAKMKYTALYPVSETVYEGKGVSITKTQSSYVTPGDERLSSLPVNATVFTLENNTKETREVTIVQIQDSITGYMAKKDRQGVQDSSFVLVPAARFPKGVQFDKELEDGRSVRGIEFYNEKALAESDFNGCMGVSVAWNKKDNLNVSVKPMFYQDDAKSVLKAALQSGRVANSWVKNVYSGRETIAGAIAVTAVLKPKQKVSFQFNMVLDFPEIKLNKLTSAKKYTAFYPEAYGRVVALLTEALAADKTFDDRLKAFENLVPKKPVAKLYKTAAKQAEFKSLAINTLSFLAEATVWDKEDRFLVRECADYPFFNSLDVYFYGSFSLLALMPRLDGVVMKRFGDAILAVNNNRRRHHEFVNLPYADLPDPKLEGPRAVRGAVIHDLGSPFDAEPDAYDWHNVKEWKDLAPKYVLMVYRHYHKTKDMQCLADCKEAVYAAMEYLEKMVNPGENFPLTHGTDDTFDNLCSYGISVYCGSLWIAGLRAAAKIAELLGDNDQAAKWNAKSEAANKEFTESLWDENEGYFRFFITPMEMKDLNVEKYAELREAVKVSLELPEDPNAGVKAINEWLCAGEIPDGEDLSKNELRGLKKAWITAQCKEAFTKSWEAKIANDCDDVFADTMLADTYLRLLDLEPITDSVKAKSNLLRIFNTNYKANSPLIGAANLVRKDGSPLDEFNFQAHDVWIGIQYSIMTAMMFHGLEKEASVLADSMIGNLYDEARVPFAAPEGFNGSCRLHPEALVAKFGLSATAADKMHKELLKKGALLADSRISPKLPRNLAAFTKAFGAIAKSNKVDVNELFTLLHSTALKYTAGKYFRPGMVFALLYK
- the tet(O) gene encoding tetracycline resistance ribosomal protection protein Tet(O), with product MKIINLGILAHVDAGKTTLTESLLYTSGAIAELGSVDEGTTRTDTMNLERQRGITIQTAVTSFQWEDVKVNIIDTPGHMDFLAEVYRSLSVLDGAVLLVSAKDGIQAQTRILFHALQIMKIPTIFFINKIDQEGIDLPMVYREMKAKLSSEIIVKQKVGQHPHINVTDNDDMEQWDAVIMGNDELLEKYMSGKPFKMSELEQEENRRFQNGTLFPVYHGSAKNNLGIRQLIEVIASKFYSSTPEGQSELCGQVFKIEYSEKRRRFVYVRIYSGTLHLRDVIRISEKEKIKITEMYVPTNGELYSSDTACSGDIVILPNDVLQLNSILGNEILLPQRKFIENPLPMLQTTIAVKKSEQREILLGALTEISDCDPLLKYYVDTTTHEIILSFLGNLQMEVICAILEEKYHVEAEIKEPTVIYMERPLRKAEYTIHIEVPPNPFWASVGLSIEPLPIGSGVQYESRVSLGYLNQSFQNAVMEGVLYGCEQGLYGWKVTDCKICFEYGLYYSPVSTPADFRLLSPIVLEQALKKAGTELLEPYLHFEIYAPQEYLSRAYHDAPRYCADIVSTQIKNDEVILKGEIPARCIQEYRNDLTYFTNGQGVCLTELKGYQPAIGKFICQPRRPNSRIDKVRHMFHKLA
- a CDS encoding cysteine-rich KTR domain-containing protein, whose product is MMKCEWILCPVCGSKTRNKIRKDTVLENYPLYCPKCRQERLIKVDNLKITVIKEPDA